Proteins co-encoded in one Prescottella sp. R16 genomic window:
- a CDS encoding SDR family oxidoreductase → MSEFAGKVCVVTGAGSGIGRALALNLAHKGAKLALSDRDSAGLAETVRLVEATGAEVKSDHLDVTQREAVLAYADAVVAHFGKVNQVYNNAGIAFHGEVERSEFKDIERIMDVDFWGVVNGTKAFLPHLIASGDGHVVNVSSLFGLLSIPGQSAYNAAKFAVRGFTESLRQEMLIAKRPVKVTCVHPGGIKTAIARNATMPDGDDQASFAQFFDKRLARTTPEDAATTIVNGVRKGKARVLIGADAKILDAWVRLVGPSYQRVVAFVTAKMLP, encoded by the coding sequence GTGAGTGAATTCGCAGGCAAGGTGTGCGTCGTCACCGGAGCAGGATCGGGTATCGGCCGCGCGCTGGCCCTGAACCTTGCACACAAGGGTGCGAAACTCGCTCTCTCCGATAGGGATTCGGCCGGTCTCGCGGAGACTGTCCGACTGGTCGAGGCGACCGGCGCCGAGGTGAAGTCGGATCATCTCGACGTCACGCAGCGGGAGGCGGTCCTCGCGTACGCGGACGCGGTCGTGGCGCACTTCGGCAAGGTGAACCAGGTGTACAACAACGCCGGTATCGCCTTCCACGGCGAGGTGGAGCGTTCGGAGTTCAAGGACATCGAGCGCATCATGGACGTCGATTTCTGGGGTGTGGTCAACGGCACGAAGGCGTTCCTGCCGCACCTGATCGCGTCGGGCGACGGGCACGTCGTCAACGTGTCGAGCCTCTTCGGTCTGCTGTCGATTCCGGGCCAGAGTGCCTACAACGCAGCGAAGTTCGCGGTCCGCGGGTTCACCGAGTCGCTGCGGCAGGAGATGCTGATCGCGAAGCGTCCGGTGAAGGTGACGTGCGTGCACCCCGGTGGCATCAAGACGGCGATCGCGCGCAACGCCACGATGCCGGACGGCGACGACCAGGCGTCGTTCGCACAGTTCTTCGACAAGCGCCTCGCCCGCACCACCCCGGAGGATGCGGCGACGACGATCGTGAACGGGGTCCGAAAGGGTAAGGCGCGGGTGCTGATCGGCGCGGACGCGAAGATCCTCGACGCGTGGGTGCGGCTCGTCGGCCCGAGCTATCAGCGGGTCGTTGCGTTCGTCACGGCGAAGATGCTGCCCTAG
- a CDS encoding multifunctional oxoglutarate decarboxylase/oxoglutarate dehydrogenase thiamine pyrophosphate-binding subunit/dihydrolipoyllysine-residue succinyltransferase subunit produces MSSSSTSQFGQNQWLVDEMYQRFQDDPSSVDASWHEFLTDYSPDAANAGGNGDVAVKSANGAAPVATAAPAPAAPRSVTPPPAPAPAPAKPAAAPKAAAPKAETTDAPKQEAKQVLRGAAATVARNMSASLTIPTATSVRAIPAKLMFDNRIVVNNHLARTRGGKVSFTHILGYAIVQAVKAFPNMNRHFAEIDGKPNVVTPAHTNLGLAIDLPGKNGSRSLVVAAIKGCDEMNFVQFYTAYEDIVRRARDGKLTAEDFSGVTISLTNPGGIGTVHSVPRLMQGQGAIIGAGAMEYPAEFQGASDERIAEMGVGKLMTLTSTYDHRIIQGAESGDFLRTIHNLLISDEFYDEIFHSLHIPYEPVRWRKDVPEGAVDKSTRVLELIAAYRNRGHLMADTDPLQFVKDKFRSHPDLDVITHDLTLWDLDREFNVGGFHGKTRMKLRDVLSILRDAYCRHIGVEYTHILEPEQQAWLQERVEAPHVKPTVAEQKYILSKLNAAEAFETFLQTKYVGQKRFSLEGAESVIPMMDAIIDQAAEHSLDEVVIGMPHRGRLNVLANIVGKPYSKIFTEFEGNMNPAAAHGSGDVKYHLGAEGTYIQMFGENDIKVSLTANPSHLEAVDPVLEGLVRAKQDLLDKGQDGFTVMPLLLHGDAAFAGQGVVAETLNLALLRGYRTGGTVHIVVNNQVGFTTAPEHSRSSEYCTDVAKMIGAPIFHVNGDDPEACVWVAQLAVDFREKFGKDVVIDMICYRRRGHNEGDDPSMTQPAMYDLIDTKRSVRKSYTEALIGRGDISLKEAEDALRDYQGQLERVFNEVRELEKFKPEPSESVELDQTPPARLTTAVDAATLARIGDAFLGTPEGFTVHPRVKPVVEKRHEMSREGKIDWAFAELLAFGSLAEQGALVRLAGQDSRRGTFTQRHSVLIDRKNGNEYNPLAELATAAGNGGKFMVYDSALTEYAGLGFEYGYSVGNPDALVLWEAQFGDFVNGAQTIIDEFISSGEAKWGQLSDVVLLLPHGHEGQGPDHTSGRIERFLQLCAEGSMTVAMPSTPASYFHLLRRHHLDGIRRPLVVFTPKSMLRNKAAVSNLEDFTTGKFRSVFEEPTYEAGEDRSKVKRVLLTSGKIYWELLAKKQKENRDDVAIVRIEQLYPIPRRRIAETLDRYPNVSEFFWVQEEPANQGAWPFLGLALPELLPEKLAGIKRVSRRAMSAPSSGSSKVHAVEQQEIIDAAFTPTK; encoded by the coding sequence GTGAGCAGCAGCTCTACTTCCCAGTTCGGACAGAACCAGTGGTTGGTTGACGAAATGTACCAACGGTTCCAGGATGATCCCTCATCCGTGGACGCCAGTTGGCACGAGTTTCTGACGGATTACTCGCCCGATGCAGCGAATGCGGGCGGTAACGGCGACGTCGCCGTGAAGTCCGCCAACGGTGCAGCTCCGGTGGCCACGGCCGCCCCGGCACCCGCGGCTCCCCGGTCCGTGACGCCGCCCCCGGCGCCGGCTCCGGCCCCCGCGAAGCCTGCTGCTGCACCGAAGGCGGCCGCACCCAAGGCCGAGACCACCGACGCCCCCAAGCAGGAGGCGAAGCAGGTGCTGCGCGGCGCGGCCGCGACGGTGGCCCGCAACATGTCGGCGTCGCTCACGATCCCGACCGCGACGAGCGTCCGCGCCATCCCGGCGAAGCTGATGTTCGACAACCGCATCGTCGTCAACAACCATCTGGCGCGCACCCGCGGTGGCAAGGTCTCGTTCACCCACATCCTCGGTTACGCGATCGTGCAGGCGGTCAAGGCGTTCCCGAACATGAACCGGCACTTCGCCGAGATCGACGGCAAGCCGAACGTCGTCACCCCGGCGCACACCAACCTCGGTCTGGCGATCGACCTGCCGGGCAAGAACGGCAGCCGCTCCCTCGTCGTCGCCGCCATCAAGGGCTGCGACGAGATGAACTTCGTCCAGTTCTACACCGCATACGAGGACATCGTCCGGCGCGCACGTGACGGCAAGCTCACGGCCGAGGACTTCTCGGGTGTCACGATCTCGCTGACCAACCCCGGCGGTATCGGCACCGTGCACTCGGTGCCGCGTCTCATGCAGGGGCAGGGCGCGATCATCGGCGCCGGCGCGATGGAGTACCCGGCCGAGTTCCAGGGTGCCAGCGACGAGCGGATCGCCGAGATGGGCGTCGGCAAGCTGATGACGCTGACCTCGACCTACGATCACCGGATCATCCAGGGCGCCGAGTCCGGCGACTTCCTGCGCACGATCCACAACCTGCTGATCTCCGACGAGTTCTACGACGAGATCTTCCATTCGCTGCACATCCCGTACGAGCCGGTCCGCTGGCGCAAGGACGTCCCCGAGGGCGCCGTCGACAAGAGCACCCGTGTGCTCGAGCTCATCGCCGCGTACCGCAACCGTGGCCACCTGATGGCCGACACGGATCCGCTGCAGTTCGTCAAGGACAAGTTCCGCAGCCACCCCGACCTCGACGTCATCACCCACGACCTGACGCTGTGGGATCTCGATCGCGAGTTCAACGTCGGCGGCTTCCACGGCAAGACCCGGATGAAGCTGCGTGACGTGCTGTCGATCCTGCGGGACGCGTACTGCCGTCACATCGGTGTCGAGTACACGCACATCCTCGAGCCCGAGCAGCAGGCCTGGCTGCAGGAACGCGTCGAGGCCCCGCACGTCAAGCCGACGGTCGCGGAGCAGAAGTACATCCTGAGCAAGCTCAACGCCGCCGAGGCGTTCGAGACGTTCCTGCAGACCAAGTACGTCGGCCAGAAGCGGTTCTCGCTCGAGGGCGCCGAGTCCGTCATCCCGATGATGGACGCGATCATCGACCAGGCCGCCGAGCACAGCCTCGACGAGGTCGTCATCGGTATGCCGCACCGCGGTCGTCTCAACGTGCTCGCGAACATCGTGGGCAAGCCGTACTCGAAGATCTTCACCGAGTTCGAGGGCAACATGAACCCGGCGGCCGCGCACGGCTCCGGTGACGTGAAGTACCACCTGGGCGCCGAGGGCACCTACATCCAGATGTTCGGCGAGAACGACATCAAGGTGTCGCTCACCGCGAACCCGTCGCACCTCGAGGCCGTCGACCCGGTCCTCGAGGGCCTGGTCCGCGCCAAGCAGGACCTCCTCGACAAGGGCCAGGACGGCTTCACCGTCATGCCGCTGCTGCTGCACGGTGACGCGGCGTTCGCCGGCCAGGGTGTCGTGGCCGAGACCCTGAACCTGGCGCTGCTGCGCGGCTACCGCACCGGCGGCACCGTGCACATCGTCGTCAACAACCAGGTCGGTTTCACCACCGCCCCGGAGCACTCGCGTTCGTCGGAGTACTGCACCGACGTCGCGAAGATGATCGGTGCCCCGATCTTCCACGTCAACGGCGACGACCCCGAGGCGTGTGTCTGGGTTGCGCAGCTGGCCGTCGACTTCCGTGAGAAGTTCGGCAAGGACGTCGTCATCGACATGATCTGCTACCGCCGTCGCGGCCACAACGAGGGCGACGACCCGTCGATGACGCAGCCGGCGATGTACGACCTGATCGATACCAAGCGCAGCGTCCGCAAGAGCTACACCGAGGCGCTGATCGGCCGCGGCGACATCTCCCTCAAGGAGGCCGAGGACGCCCTGCGCGACTACCAGGGCCAGCTCGAGCGGGTGTTCAACGAGGTCCGCGAGCTCGAGAAGTTCAAGCCGGAACCGTCGGAGTCGGTCGAGCTCGACCAGACCCCGCCGGCCCGACTGACCACCGCGGTCGATGCCGCGACACTCGCCCGTATCGGCGACGCGTTCCTGGGCACCCCCGAGGGCTTCACGGTGCATCCGCGCGTCAAGCCGGTCGTCGAGAAGCGGCACGAGATGTCCCGCGAGGGCAAGATCGACTGGGCGTTCGCGGAGCTGCTCGCGTTCGGTTCGCTCGCCGAGCAGGGCGCGCTGGTGCGCCTGGCCGGGCAGGACTCGCGTCGTGGCACGTTCACGCAGCGCCACTCGGTGCTGATCGACCGCAAGAACGGCAACGAATACAACCCGCTCGCCGAGCTGGCCACCGCGGCCGGCAACGGCGGCAAGTTCATGGTCTACGACTCGGCGCTCACCGAGTACGCGGGCCTGGGCTTCGAGTACGGCTACTCGGTCGGCAACCCCGACGCCCTGGTGCTGTGGGAGGCGCAGTTCGGCGACTTCGTCAACGGCGCGCAGACCATCATCGACGAGTTCATCAGCTCCGGTGAGGCCAAGTGGGGCCAGCTGTCCGACGTCGTGCTGCTGCTGCCGCACGGTCACGAGGGTCAGGGCCCGGACCACACGTCCGGTCGTATCGAGCGGTTCCTGCAGCTGTGCGCCGAGGGGTCGATGACGGTCGCGATGCCGTCGACGCCCGCGTCGTACTTCCACCTGCTGCGCCGCCACCACCTGGACGGCATCCGTCGCCCGCTCGTGGTGTTCACGCCCAAGTCGATGCTGCGTAACAAGGCGGCGGTGTCCAACCTCGAGGACTTCACGACCGGCAAGTTCCGTTCGGTGTTCGAGGAGCCCACGTACGAGGCCGGCGAGGACCGCAGCAAGGTCAAGCGCGTGCTGCTGACGTCGGGCAAGATCTACTGGGAGCTGCTCGCGAAGAAGCAGAAGGAGAACCGCGACGACGTCGCGATCGTCCGGATCGAGCAGCTGTACCCGATCCCGCGCCGCCGCATCGCGGAGACGCTGGACCGCTACCCGAACGTGAGCGAGTTCTTCTGGGTCCAGGAGGAGCCGGCGAACCAGGGTGCGTGGCCGTTCCTCGGCCTGGCACTGCCGGAGCTGCTGCCCGAGAAGCTCGCGGGCATCAAGCGCGTGTCGCGTCGTGCGATGTCGGCACCGTCGTCAGGATCGAGCAAGGTCCACGCCGTCGAGCAGCAGGAGATCATCGACGCGGCGTTCACGCCGACGAAGTGA
- a CDS encoding HSP90 family protein has product MTTTTGGSSRLFQVHLGGIIELLSASIYTGPQVFLRELLQNGCDAIAARRDVDPGHRGSIRVLPCATPGSVFAVEDDGVGLTTDEVGELLATVGRSSKRDVLDLPRTDRLGQFGIGLLSCFMVSDEIRVRTRSASGARAVEWVGRTDGTFTVTELDDDLPVGTRVELRPRPDAADLVSRAGAFDLADRFGRHLPVRVTVDGEVVTRPAPFLEDSATVELRDLGRDVVGSEPFDTIPLHVPSTGTRGVAFVLPFQPSPGQRQSSRVYLGGMLLSERMDDLLPEWAFFVRAVVNTTGLHPTASRESLIEDGALEVTRTELGAAVRRWVIGLAARAPHRLATFLSVHHLALRSMVLHDDELARFIVPHLPIESTDGPTTFGAAAARGVVRYTRTLDEFRQLAGIARPGSPIVNGGYVYDAEIAARLPEFVPGATVEAVTVADEIDQLDVPPLTDRSLTRRLTDRADAALQDLGAATAVRVLQPDTVPALYVADEAVLRRLRRDQASEAGGGFWADVLGRVTDAEAASGSDADSGPEGRLVLNWSNRLVRTLATVDDAAVLSRTVRILYVQSLLAGHRPLRPADRAALTDAMTDIVHLSVGLTALPDHLPTLTDKDDHAE; this is encoded by the coding sequence ATGACAACGACAACCGGCGGCTCGAGCCGCCTCTTCCAGGTCCATCTCGGCGGGATCATCGAACTGCTGAGCGCGAGCATCTACACCGGACCGCAGGTGTTCCTCCGGGAACTGCTGCAGAACGGGTGCGACGCGATCGCCGCACGCCGCGACGTCGATCCCGGGCACCGGGGATCGATCCGGGTACTGCCGTGCGCCACGCCGGGGAGCGTGTTCGCGGTCGAGGACGACGGTGTCGGACTGACCACCGACGAGGTCGGCGAGCTGCTGGCGACGGTGGGACGCAGTTCCAAGCGGGACGTGCTCGATCTGCCGCGCACCGACCGGCTCGGCCAGTTCGGCATCGGCCTACTGAGTTGTTTCATGGTGAGCGACGAGATCCGGGTGCGTACCCGGTCGGCGTCGGGTGCCCGTGCCGTCGAGTGGGTGGGCCGCACCGACGGCACGTTCACGGTCACCGAACTCGACGACGATCTGCCGGTGGGCACCCGCGTCGAACTGCGGCCGCGGCCGGACGCAGCCGATCTGGTGTCGCGGGCGGGTGCGTTCGATCTGGCGGACCGGTTCGGCCGGCACCTGCCGGTGCGGGTGACGGTGGACGGCGAGGTGGTCACCCGGCCCGCCCCGTTCCTCGAGGACAGCGCGACGGTCGAACTGCGGGACCTCGGCCGGGACGTCGTCGGCTCCGAACCGTTCGACACGATCCCGCTGCACGTGCCGTCGACGGGCACCCGCGGAGTGGCGTTCGTGTTGCCGTTCCAGCCGTCGCCCGGGCAGCGGCAGTCGAGCCGCGTCTACCTGGGCGGCATGCTGTTGTCGGAGCGGATGGACGATCTGCTGCCCGAGTGGGCGTTCTTCGTGCGGGCCGTCGTGAACACGACGGGCCTGCATCCGACGGCGTCCCGCGAGTCGCTCATCGAGGACGGGGCGCTCGAGGTGACGCGCACCGAACTGGGGGCGGCGGTGCGCCGCTGGGTGATCGGGTTGGCGGCCCGGGCCCCGCACCGGTTGGCGACGTTCCTGTCGGTGCACCATCTGGCGTTGCGGTCGATGGTTCTGCACGACGACGAGCTGGCCCGGTTCATCGTCCCGCATCTGCCGATCGAGTCGACGGACGGTCCGACGACGTTCGGGGCGGCCGCGGCACGCGGGGTGGTGCGCTACACCCGCACGCTCGACGAGTTCCGGCAGCTGGCCGGGATCGCGCGTCCGGGTTCCCCGATCGTCAACGGCGGCTATGTGTACGACGCGGAGATCGCGGCCCGGCTGCCGGAGTTCGTGCCGGGTGCGACGGTGGAGGCCGTCACCGTCGCCGACGAGATCGACCAGCTGGACGTGCCGCCGCTCACGGACAGGTCGCTGACCCGCCGGCTCACCGACCGCGCCGATGCCGCGTTGCAGGATCTGGGGGCGGCGACGGCGGTGCGGGTGCTGCAGCCCGACACCGTGCCCGCCCTGTACGTGGCGGACGAGGCGGTGCTGCGGCGGCTGCGCCGCGATCAGGCGAGCGAGGCGGGTGGCGGTTTCTGGGCGGACGTCCTGGGCCGGGTGACCGACGCCGAGGCAGCGTCCGGCTCGGATGCCGACTCGGGTCCGGAGGGTCGGCTGGTGCTGAACTGGAGCAATCGTCTCGTTCGTACTCTCGCGACCGTCGACGACGCGGCCGTGCTGTCCCGCACGGTGCGGATCCTCTACGTGCAGTCACTGCTCGCCGGTCACCGTCCGCTGCGCCCCGCCGATCGGGCCGCGTTGACGGACGCGATGACCGACATCGTGCACCTCTCGGTGGGCCTGACGGCGCTCCCCGACCATTTGCCCACTCTCACAGACAAGGACGACCATGCCGAGTGA
- a CDS encoding TetR/AcrR family transcriptional regulator, whose protein sequence is MEPTKRTRLSPDERRAQLIDLGVHMLTERPLEQISVDDIADRAGVSRGLLFHYFGSKHDYHVAIVRHTSADMLARTAPNLDLEPIEILRDVMASYIDYVSENRDTYVSLLRGTASGDPAMREVFEQTRAEMARRVVDQLPTLGIDPTPRIALSVRGWIAFVEEATITWLRDPEITRDDLVELLVTALPAVALSSQMAAALLGT, encoded by the coding sequence ATGGAGCCCACCAAACGCACGCGCCTCAGCCCGGACGAGCGGCGGGCGCAACTCATCGACCTGGGTGTCCACATGCTCACCGAACGCCCCCTCGAACAGATCTCCGTCGACGACATCGCCGACCGGGCCGGCGTCTCCCGCGGCCTCCTGTTCCACTACTTCGGATCCAAACACGACTACCACGTCGCGATCGTCCGGCACACCAGCGCCGACATGCTGGCCCGCACCGCCCCGAACCTCGACCTCGAGCCGATCGAGATCCTGCGCGACGTCATGGCGTCGTACATCGACTACGTCTCCGAGAACCGCGACACCTACGTGTCCCTGCTCCGTGGCACCGCCAGCGGAGACCCCGCCATGCGCGAGGTGTTCGAGCAGACACGTGCCGAAATGGCCCGACGCGTCGTGGACCAGCTCCCCACCCTCGGCATCGACCCCACCCCACGCATCGCCCTGTCGGTGCGCGGCTGGATAGCGTTCGTCGAGGAAGCCACCATCACGTGGCTCCGCGACCCCGAGATCACCCGCGACGACCTCGTCGAACTGCTCGTCACCGCCCTGCCCGCCGTCGCTCTCAGCTCCCAGATGGCCGCAGCTCTCCTCGGCACCTGA
- a CDS encoding NAD(P)/FAD-dependent oxidoreductase encodes MSLPVTDTSARAADARRVDTLIIGSGFAGLGAAIKLAQEGKHDFVVLERGSDVGGTWRDNTYPGAACDVPSHLYSYSFALNPEWTRSFSPQPEIQNYISSVARKYNVLDKHVFGCEVLSARWNTGTSRWDVHTTTGDYEAKVVVSAVGALCEPSLPDIPGIEGFEGEIFHSAQWNHDADLNGKRIAVIGTGASAIQIVPQLAQKASQLDVYQRTAPWILPRADREYTKAEHLAFKYVPGFQKLCRTGIYWMRETQVVGLAKAPIFMKPLQFVAERHLRRQIKDKALRRKVTPNFQIGCKRMLISNNYYPALAQPNVDVVTDGIAEVRKDSVVDRNGVERKVDAIVVATGFHVTDSPTFAGIIGKDGRSLAQVFDDGGQQGYKGSTIADFPNMFFLVGPNTGLGHSSMVFMIESQVNYVVDAIRLIDRYDIATIEVRKDVQDAYNRDLQDKISKSVWNNGGCASWYLDKHGNNTTLWPGFTFEFRSLTKEFDLGAYRIVTTADLPARPAVVATAPDLGTELTDLDNDKVVAQ; translated from the coding sequence ATGAGTCTTCCAGTCACAGATACCTCCGCCCGGGCCGCGGACGCGCGCCGGGTCGACACATTGATCATCGGCAGCGGCTTCGCCGGCCTCGGCGCTGCTATCAAGCTGGCCCAGGAGGGCAAGCACGACTTCGTGGTGCTCGAACGCGGTTCAGACGTGGGCGGCACGTGGCGCGACAACACGTACCCCGGTGCCGCGTGCGACGTGCCGTCACACCTGTACTCGTACTCGTTCGCTCTCAACCCGGAGTGGACGCGGTCGTTCTCACCGCAGCCGGAGATCCAGAACTACATCTCGTCGGTGGCCCGCAAGTACAACGTCCTCGACAAGCACGTGTTCGGCTGCGAGGTCCTCTCCGCCCGGTGGAACACCGGCACCTCCCGCTGGGACGTCCACACCACGACCGGCGACTACGAGGCGAAGGTCGTCGTATCGGCGGTCGGCGCGCTGTGCGAGCCGTCGCTGCCGGACATCCCCGGGATCGAAGGGTTCGAGGGCGAGATCTTCCACTCGGCTCAGTGGAACCACGACGCCGACCTGAACGGCAAGCGGATCGCGGTGATCGGCACGGGCGCATCGGCCATCCAGATCGTCCCGCAGCTGGCACAGAAGGCGTCGCAGCTCGACGTCTACCAGCGGACGGCGCCGTGGATCCTGCCGCGCGCGGACCGCGAATACACCAAGGCCGAGCATCTGGCGTTCAAGTACGTGCCGGGCTTCCAGAAGCTGTGCCGCACCGGTATCTACTGGATGAGGGAGACGCAGGTCGTGGGTCTGGCGAAGGCTCCGATCTTCATGAAGCCGCTCCAGTTCGTGGCCGAGCGGCATCTGCGCCGCCAGATCAAGGACAAGGCGCTGCGCCGCAAGGTGACCCCGAACTTCCAGATCGGCTGCAAGCGCATGCTGATCTCCAACAACTACTATCCGGCGCTCGCGCAGCCGAACGTCGACGTCGTCACCGACGGCATCGCCGAGGTCCGCAAGGACTCGGTCGTCGACCGTAACGGGGTCGAGCGCAAGGTCGACGCGATCGTGGTGGCCACCGGCTTCCACGTCACCGACTCCCCCACGTTCGCAGGCATCATCGGCAAGGACGGCCGTTCGCTGGCGCAGGTCTTCGACGACGGCGGCCAGCAGGGCTACAAGGGGTCGACCATCGCGGACTTCCCCAACATGTTCTTCCTCGTGGGCCCCAACACCGGTCTGGGACACAGCTCGATGGTGTTCATGATCGAGTCGCAGGTCAACTACGTCGTGGACGCGATTCGCCTGATCGACCGCTACGACATCGCCACGATCGAGGTCCGCAAGGACGTGCAGGACGCCTACAATCGCGATCTGCAGGACAAGATCTCCAAGAGTGTATGGAACAACGGCGGCTGCGCGAGCTGGTATCTGGACAAGCACGGCAACAACACGACGCTGTGGCCCGGTTTCACGTTCGAGTTCCGTTCCCTCACCAAGGAATTCGACCTCGGCGCGTACCGCATCGTCACCACTGCCGATCTCCCGGCCCGGCCTGCCGTCGTGGCGACCGCGCCGGATCTCGGCACCGAACTGACCGATCTCGACAACGACAAGGTGGTTGCACAGTGA